In Herbaspirillum sp. WKF16, one genomic interval encodes:
- a CDS encoding response regulator: protein MDIEQYDIILVDDSPEVAELTRLALGTRKLADNMTWFADAELAEEFFFQGGYADRKDLHPYLILLDLNLPLMSGHDFLKIIKSNSATSHIPVVMFSSSDDQRDIDHSYELGANGYVVKCTDPKEFMGTVADTGVYWLNRNRPARGGEGSQPGRLATSQ from the coding sequence ATGGATATCGAGCAATACGACATCATCCTCGTCGACGACAGCCCCGAAGTGGCCGAGTTGACCCGCCTGGCGCTGGGTACCCGCAAGCTTGCGGACAACATGACCTGGTTTGCCGACGCAGAACTGGCGGAGGAATTCTTCTTCCAGGGGGGATATGCGGATCGCAAGGACCTGCATCCGTACCTGATCCTGCTGGACTTGAACCTGCCGCTGATGAGCGGCCATGATTTCCTGAAGATCATCAAGTCCAATTCGGCCACCTCCCACATCCCGGTGGTGATGTTCTCGTCCTCGGACGACCAGCGCGACATCGACCACAGCTACGAACTGGGCGCCAACGGCTATGTCGTGAAGTGCACCGATCCCAAGGAGTTCATGGGCACCGTGGCCGACACCGGCGTCTACTGGCTCAACCGCAACCGGCCTGCGCGCGGCGGCGAGGGCAGCCAGCCCGGACGGCTCGCCACCAGCCAGTGA
- a CDS encoding response regulator, with the protein MLTRIMLADDHALVRSGIKALLAAMPGVEVVGEASDGAEVIEMIGSLKPDLVVMDIAMKGMNGLEALRRLRGDYPTTRFLMLSMYGSEEYVMQALNAGANGYLFKDSAATELEKALYEVKHGRQYLDSHISREALDNYMKRVAQNGTPVEVLTPRQREILQLIAEGNNTKEIAYQLNVSAKTIETHRAQLMDRLDIRDVPGLVRYAIRTGIATPDK; encoded by the coding sequence ATGTTGACTCGCATCATGCTGGCCGATGATCACGCGCTCGTGCGCAGCGGCATCAAGGCGCTGCTGGCGGCCATGCCGGGAGTGGAAGTGGTCGGCGAAGCGTCGGACGGCGCCGAGGTGATCGAAATGATAGGCAGCCTGAAACCCGACCTGGTGGTGATGGACATCGCCATGAAAGGCATGAACGGCCTGGAGGCGCTGCGCCGCCTGCGCGGCGACTATCCGACCACGCGCTTCCTGATGCTCTCCATGTACGGCAGCGAGGAGTACGTGATGCAGGCGCTCAACGCCGGCGCCAACGGCTACCTGTTCAAGGACTCCGCGGCCACCGAGCTGGAGAAGGCGCTCTACGAGGTCAAGCATGGCCGCCAGTACCTGGACTCGCACATCTCGCGCGAGGCGCTGGACAACTACATGAAGCGCGTGGCGCAGAACGGCACGCCGGTGGAAGTATTGACGCCGCGACAACGCGAGATCCTGCAGCTGATCGCCGAGGGCAACAACACCAAGGAGATCGCCTACCAGCTCAACGTCAGCGCCAAGACCATCGAAACGCACCGGGCGCAATTGATGGACCGGCTGGACATCCGCGACGTGCCCGGGCTGGTGCGCTATGCCATTCGCACCGGCATCGCCACGCCCGACAAGTGA
- a CDS encoding hybrid sensor histidine kinase/response regulator, with amino-acid sequence MSIPLRVLFVEDMEEDAVLMVRELKRGGFEPTWQRVDDEPALLAALCEQRWDIVISDYSMPTFSGVEALKLVKKDNDQTPFIIVSGVIGEQTAVEVMKAGAQDYFLKSAIARLPHAVDRELRDAQARRKQRASAQALREMQARFNAFMNAAPMPTWIKDSQLRYSYVNPAQSAFFGMTPGDMDGLSDFDLMSTGAAEASQDNDRKVLEDKRELHTQETVFDHNHNARILDVVRFPIYGDGKGDMVAGLAIDVTEREQSRRELELAIQRQQLLSSRVIEVQERERQHLARGLHDDVGQSLTALKINLETIKKIGTLEGPSLQNGIDIVTAVLAQVRSLSLDLRPPQLDNLGLVAALRAYVEQKSKLAEVNGWFESSGVDGGLHHDIENTAFRIVQEAVTNILRHAKCKNIWVTIDRKQEQIYLSIRDDGRGFDLERARSNAISGTSFGILNMEERAVLVGGSMDISSAPGEGTEIVMHLPVAPIVRRI; translated from the coding sequence ATGAGTATCCCGCTTCGCGTGTTGTTTGTGGAGGACATGGAAGAAGACGCCGTGCTGATGGTGCGCGAGCTCAAGCGCGGCGGCTTCGAGCCGACCTGGCAGCGCGTGGACGACGAGCCGGCGCTGCTGGCGGCGCTGTGCGAGCAGCGCTGGGACATCGTCATTTCCGACTACTCGATGCCGACCTTCAGCGGCGTCGAGGCGCTGAAGCTGGTCAAGAAGGACAACGACCAGACGCCGTTCATCATCGTCTCGGGCGTCATCGGCGAGCAGACCGCGGTCGAGGTGATGAAGGCCGGCGCCCAGGATTATTTCCTCAAGAGCGCGATTGCCCGCCTGCCGCACGCGGTCGACCGCGAACTGCGCGACGCCCAGGCGCGGCGCAAGCAGCGCGCCAGCGCCCAGGCCCTGCGCGAGATGCAGGCGCGCTTCAACGCCTTCATGAACGCCGCGCCGATGCCGACCTGGATCAAGGATTCGCAGCTGCGCTACAGCTACGTCAATCCTGCCCAGTCGGCCTTCTTCGGCATGACGCCCGGCGACATGGACGGCCTCAGCGATTTCGACCTGATGTCCACCGGCGCCGCCGAGGCGTCCCAGGACAACGACCGCAAGGTGCTGGAGGACAAGCGCGAGCTGCACACCCAGGAGACCGTGTTCGACCACAACCACAACGCGCGCATCCTCGACGTGGTGCGCTTTCCCATCTATGGCGACGGCAAGGGCGACATGGTGGCCGGCCTGGCGATCGACGTCACCGAGCGCGAGCAGTCGCGGCGCGAGCTGGAGCTGGCGATCCAGCGCCAGCAGCTGCTGTCGTCGCGGGTCATCGAAGTGCAGGAGCGCGAGCGCCAGCACCTGGCGCGCGGCCTGCATGACGACGTCGGCCAGTCGCTCACGGCGCTGAAGATCAACCTCGAGACCATCAAGAAGATCGGCACCCTGGAAGGCCCGTCGCTGCAGAATGGCATCGACATCGTGACCGCGGTGCTGGCCCAGGTGCGCAGCCTGTCGCTGGACCTGCGCCCGCCGCAGCTGGATAACCTGGGGTTGGTGGCCGCGCTGCGCGCCTATGTCGAGCAGAAGTCCAAGCTGGCCGAGGTCAACGGCTGGTTCGAAAGCAGCGGCGTCGACGGCGGCCTGCACCACGACATCGAGAACACCGCCTTCCGCATCGTGCAGGAAGCGGTCACCAACATCCTGCGCCACGCCAAGTGCAAGAACATCTGGGTCACGATCGACCGCAAGCAGGAGCAGATCTATCTCAGCATCCGCGACGACGGTCGCGGCTTCGATCTGGAACGCGCGCGCAGCAACGCCATTTCCGGCACCAGCTTCGGCATACTCAACATGGAAGAGCGCGCGGTGTTGGTGGGTGGTTCCATGGATATTTCATCAGCGCCCGGCGAGGGGACGGAAATCGTCATGCATTTGCCGGTCGCACCTATCGTGAGGAGGATATGA
- a CDS encoding sensor histidine kinase, with product MPIFNKTRLATTSTAIFFFLALMLSVGVAAFSFYSVRDFEERAVWVQHTHTVLNVLEEAHSTLRDTVSSARGYALSGNDEYRGNFEAGVRQLNSLMHELRRMMRDNPEQMKRLTATEDMITQRLMMARGLLEMNSTVAQAQLLAGKSLSDDIRANFAEMKGAENALLATRSQETATSADVTILTVVGGSLLSVALLVLVYSKLRREMWRRVEAQQRAQAYSDEIEDLYNNAPCGYHSVDETDKKIIKINDTELKWLGYTRGQVVGKLTHADLMTPESAELYTRELLPQFLLRREINGVDLNYRRADGTEFTALVNATAVPNQESGRLISRTVMYDISERKQAEDEIEALNADLKRQALHLHSVNRELESFSYSVSHDLRAPLRAISGYAMILEEDYAEALDDKGREQLQVIRRNVKKMDELINDLLKLAKSTTGELTLERFSMEELVTQVVAGLKQENPEVDFELPAMDGVVANRGLITQVWENLLSNAVKFSSRSEHPLVRVSMQLNDDEIVYGVHDNGVGFDMRYAHKLFGTFQRLHRQEEYAGTGIGLALVQRIVIRHTGRVWAESKPKEGASFYFSLPRKGLMPTLVEPE from the coding sequence ATGCCGATCTTCAATAAAACCAGGCTGGCAACCACCAGCACGGCCATATTCTTCTTTCTGGCGCTGATGCTGTCGGTGGGGGTGGCCGCTTTTTCCTTCTACAGCGTGCGCGACTTCGAGGAGCGCGCCGTCTGGGTCCAGCACACGCACACGGTGCTCAACGTGCTGGAGGAGGCCCATTCCACGCTGCGCGACACGGTCAGCAGCGCGCGCGGCTATGCCCTGTCGGGCAATGACGAATATCGCGGCAATTTCGAGGCGGGAGTGCGCCAGCTCAATTCGCTGATGCATGAACTGCGCCGCATGATGCGCGACAACCCGGAGCAGATGAAGCGGCTTACCGCCACCGAAGACATGATCACGCAGCGCCTGATGATGGCGCGCGGCCTGTTGGAAATGAATTCGACGGTGGCCCAGGCGCAACTGCTTGCGGGCAAGTCGCTCAGCGACGACATCCGCGCCAACTTCGCCGAGATGAAGGGCGCCGAAAACGCCTTGCTGGCCACACGCTCGCAGGAGACCGCCACCAGCGCCGACGTCACCATCCTCACCGTGGTCGGCGGCAGCCTGCTCAGTGTGGCGCTGCTGGTGCTGGTCTACAGCAAGCTCAGGCGCGAGATGTGGCGCCGCGTGGAAGCCCAGCAACGCGCGCAGGCCTACTCGGACGAGATCGAGGACCTGTACAACAATGCGCCCTGCGGTTACCACTCGGTCGATGAGACCGACAAGAAGATCATCAAGATCAACGACACCGAACTGAAGTGGCTGGGCTACACCCGCGGACAGGTGGTGGGCAAGCTGACGCACGCCGACCTGATGACGCCGGAAAGCGCCGAGCTCTATACCCGCGAGCTGCTGCCGCAGTTCCTGCTGCGCCGGGAGATCAACGGCGTCGACCTGAACTACCGGCGCGCCGACGGCACGGAGTTCACCGCGCTGGTCAATGCCACCGCAGTGCCGAACCAGGAGAGCGGGCGCCTGATCAGCCGCACCGTGATGTACGACATTTCGGAGCGCAAGCAGGCCGAAGACGAAATCGAGGCGCTCAATGCCGACCTCAAGCGCCAGGCGCTGCACCTGCATAGCGTGAACCGCGAACTGGAAAGTTTCTCCTATTCGGTCTCGCACGACCTGCGCGCGCCGCTGCGCGCCATTTCCGGTTATGCCATGATCCTCGAGGAAGACTACGCCGAGGCCCTCGACGACAAGGGGCGCGAACAGCTGCAGGTGATTCGCCGCAACGTCAAGAAGATGGACGAGCTGATCAACGACCTGCTCAAGCTGGCCAAGTCGACCACCGGCGAACTCACGCTGGAGCGTTTCTCGATGGAGGAGCTGGTGACCCAGGTGGTGGCCGGCCTGAAGCAGGAAAACCCGGAGGTCGACTTCGAGCTGCCGGCCATGGACGGCGTGGTCGCCAACCGGGGCCTGATTACCCAGGTATGGGAAAACCTGCTCAGCAATGCCGTCAAGTTCAGCAGCAGGAGCGAGCATCCGCTGGTGCGCGTGAGCATGCAGCTCAACGACGACGAGATCGTCTATGGCGTGCACGACAACGGTGTCGGCTTCGACATGCGCTATGCCCACAAGCTGTTCGGCACCTTCCAGCGCCTGCATCGCCAGGAAGAATATGCCGGCACTGGCATCGGCCTGGCGCTGGTGCAGCGTATCGTGATCCGCCACACCGGCCGCGTGTGGGCCGAGAGCAAGCCGAAGGAAGGCGCGAGCTTCTATTTCTCGCTGCCGCGCAAAGGACTGATGCCGACCCTGGTCGAGCCGGAATAA
- a CDS encoding Csu type fimbrial protein has protein sequence MKKIHVFMLAAGLALSFGADSFAASVNGNLTMTAVVTAQCVVQSAALPFGVYNSSAIQQNAQIGVTCSNGTSYTVSLDAGAGTGASTASRKLANADGSSTLNYALYQDAARTKSWGNANGADTISGVGSGVSQTIPVYGYIPSGQAARAGSYSDVVAITLSY, from the coding sequence ATGAAAAAAATACATGTTTTCATGCTTGCAGCCGGACTAGCCCTGTCGTTCGGTGCGGACAGCTTCGCGGCGTCGGTCAACGGCAACCTGACCATGACCGCCGTGGTGACCGCGCAGTGCGTCGTACAGAGCGCGGCGCTGCCGTTCGGCGTGTACAACTCCAGCGCGATCCAGCAAAACGCCCAGATCGGCGTGACCTGCTCCAACGGCACCAGCTATACGGTGAGCCTGGATGCCGGCGCGGGAACCGGCGCCAGCACGGCAAGCCGTAAACTGGCCAACGCCGACGGCAGCAGCACGCTGAACTACGCGCTGTATCAAGATGCGGCCCGCACCAAATCCTGGGGTAACGCCAACGGCGCCGACACCATCAGCGGTGTGGGCAGCGGCGTGTCCCAGACCATCCCGGTGTATGGCTATATCCCATCCGGACAAGCCGCGCGCGCCGGCAGCTACAGCGACGTCGTGGCCATCACCCTGTCCTACTGA
- a CDS encoding fimbrial biogenesis chaperone: MVLELSSSRTAGVVKIVNNDNHDVSLQLRAFEWNQSDNKDDLQPTQNLIISPPVFSLAPGASQVIRIVSKQPSGPNEIAFRMLIDEIPSAAEGATINFKFRISMPVFIAANGVSKLQMDYSLHAGKPAKLIVRNTGNRRARLLDLAFTLPNGKKITPPAGGNPYTLAGITRQYLIETDTPLAAGSKVKMTATGDSGPIETELTVAP; this comes from the coding sequence GTGGTGCTGGAGCTGTCGTCTTCGCGCACTGCCGGTGTGGTGAAGATCGTCAACAACGACAATCACGATGTCTCGCTGCAACTGCGCGCCTTCGAGTGGAACCAGAGCGACAACAAGGATGACCTGCAGCCGACGCAGAACCTGATCATCAGCCCGCCAGTGTTCAGCCTGGCGCCGGGCGCTTCCCAGGTGATCCGCATCGTCTCCAAGCAGCCTTCCGGTCCCAACGAGATCGCGTTCCGCATGCTGATCGACGAGATCCCGTCGGCGGCCGAAGGCGCCACCATCAACTTTAAATTCCGCATTTCCATGCCGGTGTTCATCGCGGCCAACGGCGTGTCCAAGCTGCAGATGGATTACTCCCTGCACGCCGGCAAGCCGGCCAAGCTGATCGTGCGCAACACCGGCAACCGGCGCGCGCGCTTGCTGGACCTGGCGTTCACCCTGCCCAACGGCAAGAAGATCACCCCCCCGGCCGGTGGCAATCCCTACACGCTGGCAGGAATCACCCGCCAGTACCTGATCGAAACTGATACCCCGCTGGCGGCCGGCAGCAAGGTCAAGATGACCGCGACAGGCGACTCGGGTCCGATTGAAACCGAACTGACCGTGGCGCCTTGA
- a CDS encoding fimbria/pilus outer membrane usher protein, with amino-acid sequence MLSALARAAEPGDEALLLEVSINGRGTDLVVQFTRRQQTLYTTVSELRSLKLKVDGTDNDLVALNTIATRIQLDEAAAKVNLDIPARFMNTTDIDANISTSNVPLSPGGRGLVLNYDLLATSSQGIHALGGLFDGRWFAGSGVFSTTGLGYLGNSGGVSARLETTYTYSEPASLRRYRVGDVINGSLAWSRSVRLGGFQFASDFNLRPDLVRFPTPSLGGETVVPSTVDLFVNGVRQLSQPVPPGPFDIRQPPIASGAGQIAVAVTDELGRQTLRTINFYATDRLLKEGLNSYSAEGGWVRRNYALRSNDYGQFAMSGTARRGMSDWLTLETHAEAMRGLKLLGGGAVFNLNSRAVLATALATSSSDAGSGQQVSVAIERNANPISMSLTRIQATRHYQDIGAIQGAPVSRSSTIATLGLSLGSAGSLSMAYAMTKSPILFTDLGTTGLSDSETLTLTYFKSVGAASNLYMTAFRDFRNSGYGATVGVIIPFGGRDAGGVSVNNNNGQRTTSVQASRPTIAIGDVGWQLQDTEGSYRQRLGQLSYKSRYGSFNAATAQSGNVTSQRVGARGSFAMMDGGVFASDWIEDSFAVVNASGVKNVGIYTENRYAGRTDDNGQLLLTDLRAYDINKISVDVLDLPLTLQLDQTDQYIKPRDRSGVLVNFTAKKASDVTITLKDAAGNYIPMGASIRVRETGLQAPVGYDGVSYLQELAPVNTLDVLLPSGGQCHATLTPPTRSEGGMTNEVVVCQ; translated from the coding sequence ATGCTGAGCGCCTTGGCGCGCGCCGCCGAACCGGGGGATGAGGCTTTACTGCTGGAAGTATCGATCAACGGCCGCGGCACCGACCTGGTAGTGCAATTCACGCGTCGGCAGCAGACGCTGTACACCACGGTGTCCGAACTGCGCAGCCTCAAATTGAAGGTCGACGGAACGGACAACGACCTGGTCGCGCTGAACACGATCGCGACCCGCATCCAACTCGACGAGGCCGCCGCCAAGGTCAACCTCGACATCCCGGCACGGTTCATGAACACCACCGATATCGACGCCAACATCAGCACCAGCAATGTCCCGCTGTCGCCGGGCGGGCGCGGGCTGGTGCTGAACTACGACCTGCTGGCCACCTCCAGCCAGGGCATACACGCCTTGGGCGGCCTGTTCGACGGGCGCTGGTTCGCCGGCAGCGGCGTGTTCAGCACCACCGGCCTGGGCTACCTGGGCAACAGCGGCGGCGTCTCGGCGCGGTTGGAGACGACCTACACCTATTCCGAACCGGCCTCGTTGCGGCGCTATCGCGTGGGCGACGTCATCAACGGCAGCCTCGCGTGGAGCCGTTCGGTGCGCCTGGGCGGCTTCCAGTTCGCGTCGGACTTCAACCTGCGTCCCGACCTGGTCCGCTTCCCCACGCCTTCGCTGGGCGGCGAGACGGTGGTGCCGTCGACGGTGGACCTGTTCGTCAACGGCGTTCGCCAGCTGTCGCAACCGGTGCCGCCGGGACCGTTCGACATCCGCCAGCCGCCGATTGCCAGCGGCGCGGGCCAGATTGCCGTGGCGGTCACCGATGAGCTGGGCCGGCAGACCCTGCGCACCATCAATTTCTACGCGACCGACCGCCTGCTCAAGGAAGGCCTGAACTCCTATTCGGCCGAAGGCGGCTGGGTGCGCCGCAATTACGCGCTGCGCAGCAACGACTATGGCCAATTTGCGATGTCCGGCACCGCGCGGCGCGGCATGAGCGATTGGCTGACGCTGGAGACGCACGCCGAGGCCATGCGCGGGCTCAAGCTACTGGGCGGCGGCGCGGTGTTCAACCTGAACAGCCGGGCCGTGCTGGCGACCGCGCTGGCCACCAGCAGCTCGGATGCCGGCTCGGGCCAGCAGGTCTCGGTGGCCATCGAGCGCAATGCCAATCCGATCAGCATGTCGCTCACCCGCATCCAGGCCACCCGCCATTACCAGGACATCGGCGCAATCCAGGGCGCCCCGGTCTCGCGCTCCTCGACCATCGCCACCCTGGGCTTGAGCCTGGGCAGCGCCGGTTCGCTGAGCATGGCCTATGCCATGACCAAGAGCCCGATCCTCTTCACCGACCTGGGCACCACGGGCTTGTCAGATAGCGAGACGCTGACCCTGACCTATTTCAAATCGGTCGGCGCCGCCTCCAACCTCTACATGACCGCCTTCCGCGACTTCCGCAACAGCGGCTACGGCGCGACGGTGGGCGTGATCATTCCGTTCGGCGGCCGCGACGCCGGCGGCGTCAGCGTGAACAACAACAATGGCCAGCGGACCACCTCGGTGCAGGCCAGCCGCCCGACCATCGCCATCGGCGACGTCGGCTGGCAACTGCAGGACACCGAGGGCAGCTACCGGCAGCGCCTGGGCCAGCTGAGCTACAAGAGCCGCTACGGCAGCTTCAATGCCGCCACCGCGCAATCGGGCAACGTGACCAGCCAGCGCGTCGGGGCGCGCGGCTCCTTCGCCATGATGGATGGCGGCGTATTCGCCTCCGACTGGATCGAGGACAGCTTTGCGGTGGTCAACGCCAGCGGCGTGAAGAACGTCGGCATCTACACCGAGAACCGCTACGCAGGCCGCACCGACGACAACGGCCAGCTGTTGCTGACCGACCTGCGCGCCTACGACATCAACAAGATCTCGGTCGATGTCCTCGACCTGCCGCTCACGCTGCAGCTGGACCAGACCGACCAGTACATCAAGCCGCGCGACCGCTCCGGCGTGCTGGTCAACTTCACCGCCAAGAAAGCCTCCGACGTGACCATCACGCTCAAGGACGCCGCCGGCAATTACATCCCCATGGGCGCATCGATCCGGGTCAGGGAAACCGGCCTGCAGGCCCCGGTCGGCTATGACGGCGTGAGCTACCTGCAGGAACTCGCGCCGGTGAACACGCTGGACGTATTGCTGCCCTCGGGCGGCCAATGCCACGCAACCCTCACACCGCCCACCCGCTCCGAAGGCGGCATGACCAATGAAGTCGTGGTGTGTCAATGA
- a CDS encoding Csu type fimbrial protein: MKTLFTLLLMLCLGAACATAQAQGCTASASTLSFGTYNPQSSTPVENTGNITVTCQATISLLITYTVKLSAGNSGAYAQRKMLAGTSAMNYQAYLDATRSTIWGDGSSSTNYILDGYLLQVLTPVVKTYTVYGKIPGSQNIAAGSYTDTLTILVSY, from the coding sequence ATGAAAACGCTCTTCACATTGCTGCTCATGCTCTGCCTCGGCGCCGCCTGCGCCACGGCGCAGGCCCAGGGCTGCACGGCCTCGGCGTCAACGCTCTCGTTCGGCACCTACAACCCGCAATCCAGCACCCCGGTCGAAAACACCGGCAACATCACCGTCACTTGCCAGGCCACGATTTCGCTGCTGATCACCTATACGGTCAAGCTCAGCGCCGGCAACAGCGGCGCATATGCCCAACGCAAGATGCTCGCCGGCACGTCGGCCATGAACTACCAGGCCTACCTGGATGCGACGCGCTCCACGATCTGGGGCGACGGCTCGTCGAGCACCAATTACATCCTCGACGGCTACCTGCTCCAGGTGCTCACGCCGGTCGTCAAGACATATACCGTCTACGGAAAAATCCCCGGCAGCCAGAACATCGCCGCCGGTTCTTACACCGACACCTTGACCATCCTGGTCTCGTATTAG
- a CDS encoding Csu type fimbrial protein: MFFAKKNRFVCASIAAVMLASSAPSHAATASASLTISASVVAACTVVGSAIAFGAYTQALVNQTGSITVLCTNGTSYNVGLDAGTGSGSTVTSRKMSATGGGTLNYALYRDSGRTNNWGSTIGTDTQTGTGSGLVQTLTVYGQIAAAQTPLAGAYSDTVTVTLTY; the protein is encoded by the coding sequence ATGTTTTTTGCCAAGAAAAATCGCTTCGTCTGCGCATCCATCGCCGCTGTCATGCTGGCTTCCTCGGCCCCGTCGCACGCGGCCACGGCCAGCGCCTCGCTGACGATCAGCGCCTCGGTGGTCGCCGCCTGCACCGTGGTCGGTTCGGCGATCGCCTTCGGCGCCTACACCCAGGCGCTGGTGAACCAGACCGGCAGCATCACGGTGCTGTGCACCAACGGCACCAGCTACAACGTCGGCCTTGACGCCGGCACCGGCAGCGGCTCGACGGTCACCAGCCGCAAGATGAGCGCCACCGGCGGCGGCACGCTGAACTACGCGCTGTACCGCGACTCGGGCCGCACCAACAACTGGGGTTCGACCATCGGCACCGACACGCAGACCGGCACCGGCTCGGGCCTGGTGCAAACGCTGACGGTGTACGGCCAGATCGCGGCCGCGCAGACGCCGCTGGCCGGCGCCTACTCGGACACCGTGACCGTCACGCTGACCTACTGA
- a CDS encoding HU family DNA-binding protein, with protein sequence MNKGELIEHIADAADISKAAAGRAVDAFIGAVKTTLKKNGTVTLVGFGTFAVGQRAARTGRNPQTGAAIKIKASKVPKFKAGKGLKDAIK encoded by the coding sequence GTGAATAAAGGCGAACTGATTGAACACATTGCCGATGCGGCAGACATCTCCAAGGCCGCAGCCGGCCGCGCGGTGGACGCATTCATCGGAGCGGTGAAGACCACGCTGAAGAAGAACGGCACCGTGACCCTGGTCGGGTTCGGCACCTTCGCCGTCGGCCAGCGCGCGGCCCGCACCGGCCGCAATCCCCAGACCGGCGCCGCGATCAAGATCAAGGCTTCGAAGGTTCCTAAATTTAAGGCTGGCAAAGGCCTGAAAGATGCTATAAAATAA